One window of the Caballeronia sp. TF1N1 genome contains the following:
- a CDS encoding ArdC family protein, whose translation MKANATTQADVYTRVTDKIIADLEKGVRPWAKPWKAGQNPSGITLPLRHNGVPYRGINILLLWGEAIEKGYQSNRWMTFKQALELGANVRKGEHGSLVVFANKLTTTEQNDAGDEVEREIPYMKGYTVFNVEQIENLPDGYVTTPDTLPDAEPMQLIEHAEAFFAKTGATVRHGGNQAYYAPALDIVQLPLPESFTNAESYEATKAHELTHWTSHKSRLDRELGKRFGDHAYAAEELIAEMGAAFLCAQLGISPEIREDHAAYLDHWLSVLKADKRAIFTAASKAQQACDYLFSLQGVSTQQEAA comes from the coding sequence ATGAAAGCCAATGCAACGACGCAAGCGGACGTCTATACCCGCGTGACGGACAAGATCATTGCCGACCTCGAAAAAGGCGTCAGGCCTTGGGCGAAGCCATGGAAGGCAGGACAAAACCCGTCCGGCATCACCCTGCCTTTGCGGCATAACGGCGTGCCCTATCGCGGCATCAATATTCTGCTGCTGTGGGGTGAAGCGATCGAGAAAGGCTACCAGTCCAACCGGTGGATGACCTTCAAGCAGGCTTTGGAATTGGGCGCGAATGTCCGCAAAGGCGAGCATGGATCACTGGTTGTTTTCGCCAACAAACTGACGACGACAGAACAGAACGACGCCGGCGACGAGGTGGAACGCGAAATTCCCTACATGAAGGGATACACCGTGTTCAATGTCGAGCAGATCGAAAACCTGCCGGACGGCTATGTCACGACGCCGGACACCCTGCCCGACGCGGAGCCGATGCAGCTGATCGAGCATGCGGAAGCGTTTTTCGCGAAGACCGGCGCGACCGTGCGCCATGGCGGCAATCAGGCCTATTACGCCCCTGCCCTCGACATCGTGCAGCTGCCGCTCCCGGAAAGCTTCACCAATGCGGAGAGCTACGAAGCCACGAAAGCCCATGAGCTGACCCACTGGACAAGCCACAAGAGCCGCCTCGACCGCGAGCTGGGCAAGCGGTTCGGCGATCACGCCTACGCCGCCGAGGAATTGATTGCTGAAATGGGCGCCGCCTTCCTGTGCGCACAGCTTGGCATCAGCCCGGAGATCCGCGAGGATCATGCGGCATACCTCGATCACTGGCTCAGCGTGCTGAAAGCCGACAAGCGCGCGATTTTCACCGCTGCCAGCAAGGCGCAGCAGGCATGCGATTACCTGTTTTCCCTGCAGGGCGTCAGCACCCAGCAGGAGGCGGCCTGA